In one window of Helianthus annuus cultivar XRQ/B chromosome 17, HanXRQr2.0-SUNRISE, whole genome shotgun sequence DNA:
- the LOC110940824 gene encoding protein TRANSPORT INHIBITOR RESPONSE 1, translated as MDPNRKRPKTAHRVDSVHVGVKQSQSTQLFPFSDEVGLALNGSQTVDRVDSSESTQLCSFPDALNGSHMVDRVDSAGEWTQSSRFPDEVLERVLALIDSHKDRSSVSLVCKDWYNAERWSRRHVFIGNCYSVSPEIVAARFPRIRSVTLKGKPRFSDFNLVPEDWGADVQPWLSAFSTAYPFLEELRLKRMAVSDESLEFLATKFHGFKALSLLSCDGFSTDGLKAIATHCKKLTELDIQENGIDDLGGHWLSCFPESLTSLEILNFASLNSEVSFDALEKLVARCKSLRVLKVNRNISLDQLQKLLSHCPQLTELGTGTFMQELISGPVAEFKNMFSNCRNLITLSGLWDATPFYLPVIYPACASLTFLNLSYATLRSDELANLLSHCKTLRRLWLLDTVGDKGLEAVGSCCPLLEELRVFPADPFDQEILLGVTESGFVSVSRGCPKLRYVLYFCRQMTNAAVATIARNCPDFTHFRLCIMNPGQPDYLTKEPMDEAFGAIVKTCTKLQRLAISGLLTDRTFEYIGKYAKNLETLSVAFAGSSDLGMEYVLQGCQKLRKLEIRDCPFGNAALLSGLTKYESMRSLWMSACNVTMNACRVLAKERPRLNVEVMRDEEGGDDSQAHKVYVYRTVAGPRRDAPPFVLTL; from the exons ATGGATCCGAATCGGAAAAGACCCAAAACGGCTCACCGAGTTGACTCGGTCCACGTCGGTGTTAAACAGTCTCAGTCGACTCAGTTGTTTCCGTTTTCGGACGAGGTAGGTTTAGCCCTAAATGGCTCTCAAacggttgaccgagttgactcgtcCGAGTCGACTCAGCTATGTTCGTTTCCGGACGCCCTAAATGGCTCTCACAtggttgaccgagttgactcggccGGTGAGTGGACTCAGTCGAGTCGGTTTCCGGATGAGGTGTTGGAGAGAGTTCTAGCCCTAATTGACTCTCACAAGGACCGTAGCTCGGTGTCACTGGTGTGTAAGGACTGGTACAACGCGGAACGGTGGAGCCGGAGGCATGTGTTTATCGGTAACTGCTACTCGGTGTCACCGGAGATTGTGGCGGCTAGGTTTCCAAGAATCCGGAGCGTGACTCTGAAGGGGAAACCGAGGTTTTCGGATTTTAATTTGGTACCGGAGGATTGGGGAGCTGATGTGCAGCCATGGCTGAGTGCTTTCTCAACCGCGTATCCGTTCCTAGAGGAGCTCCGGTTGAAGCGAATGGCGGTTAGCGACGAGAGTTTGGAGTTTTTAGCGACCAAGTTTCATGGTTTTAAAGCTCTGTCACTGTTGAGCTGTGATGGGTTTAGTACTGATGGATTGAAAGCTATTGCCACTCATTGCAA GAAGTTGACAGAATTGGATATCCAAGAGAATGGAATCGATGATCTTGGGGGGCATTGGTTAAGTTGTTTTCCGGAAAGCTTAACTTCATTAGAAATTCTAAACTTTGCAAGCTTAAACAGCGAAGTTAGTTTCGATGCCCTTGAAAAGCTGGTTGCTAGATGCAAATCATTAAGGGTTTTGAAAGTAAACCGGAATATAAGTTTAGATCAACTGCAAAAGCTTCTTTCACATTGTCCACAGTTGACGGAACTTGGTACTGGAACCTTTATGCAAGAACTCATCTCAGGTCCCGTCGCTGAGTTCAAGAATATGTTTAGTAACTGTAGAAATTTAATCACTCTTTCGGGTTTATGGGATGCTACTCCGTTTTATCTTCCAGTTATTTATCCCGCATGTGCTAGTTTGACTTTTTTGAATCTCAGTTATGCAACTTTACGTAGCGATGAACTCGCCAATCTTCTTTCCCACTGCAAAACTCTTCGTCGCCTCTGG CTTCTTGATACTGTAGGTGACAAGGGTCTAGAAGCGGTTGGATCCTGCTGCCCGTTACTTGAAGAACTGCGAGTCTTCCCAGCTGACCCGTTTGACCAAGAAATCCTACTTGGCGTGACTGAATCAGGGTTTGTGTCTGTTTCTCGTGGCTGCCCGAAGCTCCGTTATGTCCTCTACTTCTGTCGCCAGATGACAAATGCTGCTGTAGCCACTATTGCCCGAAACTGCCCGGATTTCACTCACTTCCGTCTCTGCATAATGAACCCAGGCCAACCAGATTATCTGACCAAGGAGCCAATGGATGAAGCTTTCGGTGCCATTGTGAAAACTTGTACGAAGCTTCAGCGGCTCGCGATATCCGGTCTGTTAACCGACCGGACGTTCGAGTACATCGGGAAATACGCGAAAAACCTGGAAACACTTTCTGTGGCTTTTGCAGGAAGTAGTGATTTGGGGATGGAGTATGTATTACAAGGCTGCCAGAAACTAAGGAAGCTCGAGATACGCGACTGCCCGTTTGGAAACGCTGCGTTGCTTTCGGGTTTGACCAAATACGAGTCAATGCGATCCCTGTGGATGTCGGCTTGCAATGTGACTATGAACGCATGTAGGGTGTTGGCTAAAGAAAGACCGAGGTTAAACGTTGAGGTCATGAGAGATGAGGAAGGTGGTGATGATAGCCAGGCTCATAAAGTTTACGTTTATCGAACCGTTGCTGGGCCGCGTAGGGATGCACCACCATTTGTTCTCACCCTTTAG